One window of the Archangium primigenium genome contains the following:
- a CDS encoding ATP-binding protein — translation MSTTRMEAVAGGEAQVPRRRGVMPGGRVARLLPVLDALLPERVRAAPTEELSRGRLLVAALSLLLMCDALFLVSYVPHTEQPLPFIGIGAVCALGYGLAFVVLHWRGSTWLASILLCAMLTGGYLATGFNTRSAAMGAHVFCMLIPLVSVYLLGPRLGLFFTLLVSVDAALARPLLLGQPALTWGREFSTAFCLLSGWALTCLLFLARDNANLALERALRSLREHERKLTSLLENTEDVVCSVDAQGRLIAANPALGALYREVLGREPRPGEPLFPEGTPARLLRTWKVCANQVLAGKRVRFEASPSLLKRPRVLDISVNPVVDLSGQVVGMTIFGRDITERKAAETQLGEMHRSLVEASRKAGMAEIATGVLHNVGNALNSVNVSVNLMSERLKHSRVQPGLARAASLLGTSTAELSAFLAEDARGRQLPDYLRALSEQLGRERSELLDEVRTLLTSLDHIKSVVSMQQQHARFSDDVVERLDVTGLLDDALRLQAVALERVGIGVRREYTEGDFVRVDRHKLLQILLNFLSNARHSLVESGRADKLITIRVQRVSDARLRIAVVDNGIGIAPEDASRLFTQGFTTKKDGHGFGLHTSALAAAEMDASLSCASEGRGQGATFIIELPVSGEESRV, via the coding sequence ATGTCCACGACCCGGATGGAAGCGGTGGCAGGCGGCGAGGCCCAGGTGCCTCGGCGCCGCGGGGTCATGCCCGGGGGGCGGGTGGCCCGGCTGTTGCCCGTGTTGGACGCGCTGCTCCCCGAGCGGGTGCGCGCGGCGCCGACCGAGGAGCTGAGCCGGGGCCGGCTGCTGGTGGCGGCGCTGAGCCTTTTGCTCATGTGCGACGCGCTGTTCCTCGTCTCCTATGTGCCGCACACCGAGCAGCCCCTGCCCTTCATCGGCATTGGCGCGGTGTGCGCGCTGGGCTACGGGCTGGCGTTCGTGGTGCTGCACTGGCGGGGCTCGACGTGGCTGGCGTCCATCCTGCTGTGCGCGATGCTCACGGGGGGCTACCTGGCCACCGGGTTCAATACCCGGAGCGCGGCGATGGGGGCGCATGTCTTCTGCATGCTCATCCCCCTGGTGTCGGTGTACCTGCTGGGGCCGCGCCTGGGCCTGTTCTTCACGCTGCTGGTGAGCGTGGACGCGGCGCTCGCGCGGCCCCTGCTGCTGGGCCAGCCAGCGCTCACCTGGGGCCGCGAGTTCTCCACCGCCTTCTGCCTGTTGAGTGGCTGGGCGCTCACGTGTCTGCTCTTCCTCGCGCGTGACAACGCCAACCTCGCCCTGGAGCGCGCCCTGCGCTCGCTGCGCGAGCACGAGCGCAAGCTCACGAGCCTCCTGGAGAACACCGAGGACGTGGTGTGCTCGGTGGACGCCCAGGGCCGGCTCATCGCGGCCAACCCGGCGCTCGGGGCGCTGTACCGCGAGGTGCTGGGCCGCGAGCCCCGGCCGGGCGAGCCGCTCTTCCCGGAGGGCACCCCCGCGCGCCTCTTGCGCACCTGGAAGGTGTGCGCCAACCAGGTGCTCGCGGGCAAGCGCGTGCGCTTCGAGGCGTCCCCCTCGCTGCTCAAGCGGCCCCGGGTGCTGGACATCTCGGTCAACCCGGTGGTGGACCTGTCCGGTCAGGTGGTGGGCATGACCATCTTCGGCCGCGACATCACCGAGCGCAAGGCGGCCGAGACGCAATTGGGCGAGATGCACCGCTCGCTGGTGGAGGCCTCGCGCAAGGCGGGCATGGCGGAGATCGCCACCGGGGTGCTGCACAACGTGGGCAACGCGCTCAACAGCGTCAACGTGTCGGTGAACCTGATGTCCGAGCGGCTCAAGCACTCGCGGGTGCAGCCGGGGCTGGCGCGCGCCGCGTCGCTCCTGGGCACGAGCACCGCCGAGCTGTCCGCCTTCCTCGCCGAGGACGCCCGGGGCCGGCAGCTGCCCGACTACCTGCGCGCCTTGTCCGAGCAGCTGGGCCGCGAGCGCTCGGAGCTCCTGGATGAGGTGCGCACCCTGCTCACGAGCCTGGACCACATCAAGTCCGTGGTGAGCATGCAGCAGCAGCACGCGCGCTTCTCCGACGACGTGGTGGAGCGCCTGGACGTGACGGGGCTCCTGGATGACGCCCTGCGCCTGCAGGCGGTGGCGCTCGAGCGGGTGGGCATCGGCGTGCGGCGCGAGTACACCGAGGGGGACTTCGTGCGGGTGGACCGGCACAAGCTCTTGCAAATCCTCCTCAACTTCCTGAGCAACGCGCGCCACTCGCTCGTGGAGAGCGGCAGGGCGGACAAATTGATCACCATCCGCGTGCAGCGCGTGTCGGACGCTCGGCTGCGTATCGCGGTGGTGGATAATGGGATAGGCATCGCACCGGAGGATGCATCCCGCCTGTTCACCCAGGGTTTCACCACGAAGAAGGACGGCCACGGTTTTGGCCTCCACACCAGCGCGCTGGCGGCGGCGGAGATGGATGCGTCCCTCTCCTGCGCGAGCGAGGGCCGCGGCCAGGGCGCTACCTTCATCATTGAGCTGCCCGTCTCGGGCGAGGAGAGCAGGGTATGA
- a CDS encoding DUF2378 family protein yields the protein MQQRQWVFEHTVEGLFRVALNGRLSPPATRALERTGIELTRPLLPVYPVETWWRALEITVADVYPRLPADEAWRRLGHEVLEGLLYTCMGRSLRSAAGQLGPLGFLRRFNTTLRSADNYVHARLEEEAPTRCAVWINEVMGQPAYYQGLLEASIALAGGRAARAGLLAQEGPAARFHVQWDA from the coding sequence ATGCAGCAGCGGCAATGGGTGTTCGAGCACACCGTGGAGGGCCTCTTCCGGGTCGCGCTCAATGGCCGGCTGTCGCCGCCGGCCACCCGGGCCCTGGAGCGCACCGGCATCGAGCTCACCCGGCCGCTCTTGCCCGTCTACCCCGTGGAGACGTGGTGGCGCGCCCTGGAGATCACCGTGGCGGACGTGTACCCGCGGCTGCCCGCCGACGAGGCCTGGCGGCGGCTGGGCCACGAGGTGCTCGAGGGGCTCCTGTACACGTGCATGGGCCGCTCCTTGCGCAGCGCCGCCGGGCAGCTCGGGCCGCTGGGCTTCCTGCGCCGCTTCAACACCACCCTGCGCAGCGCGGACAACTACGTGCACGCGCGGCTGGAGGAAGAGGCCCCCACGCGCTGCGCGGTGTGGATCAACGAGGTCATGGGGCAGCCGGCCTACTACCAGGGCCTCCTGGAGGCGAGCATCGCGCTGGCCGGCGGCCGGGCCGCCCGGGCCGGGCTGCTCGCCCAGGAGGGCCCCGCCGCCCGCTTCCACGTGCAGTGGGACGCCTGA
- a CDS encoding sterol desaturase family protein → MQGAIDALVSSLEIYREERFLLVGAASTLLSMTSFLVFALPWTWVAYKNPESLKKYRVQGRDFPIQRWFWPSLGRFLVNGTLSFLSLVLVWPLIRDLPGIHAGVLPPWYVMVAQIAFFIVLDDFLYYWMHRTLHTRWLYKHVHAVHHRITTPFALTGNYMHSVEFVLTSTLVLIGPSLVGAHVVTLWLWIVFRQFEAADGHSGYDVPWNPGLLVPFYKGPAYHDFHHRRFFGNYAGFFAYLDKLFGGTYSKGYEEYRRAHAHPPPAEPEASATAPSTAAVQPEP, encoded by the coding sequence ATGCAAGGCGCCATCGACGCACTCGTGAGCAGCTTGGAGATCTACCGGGAGGAGCGATTCCTGCTCGTCGGCGCCGCCTCGACGCTGCTGAGCATGACGTCGTTCCTCGTGTTCGCCCTGCCCTGGACGTGGGTGGCCTACAAGAATCCCGAGTCGCTCAAGAAGTACCGGGTGCAGGGCCGTGACTTCCCCATCCAGCGCTGGTTCTGGCCCTCGCTCGGGCGCTTCCTCGTCAACGGCACCCTGTCGTTCCTGTCGCTCGTGCTCGTCTGGCCCCTCATCCGCGACCTGCCGGGCATCCACGCGGGCGTGCTGCCGCCCTGGTACGTGATGGTGGCGCAGATCGCCTTCTTCATCGTCCTGGACGATTTCCTCTACTACTGGATGCACCGGACCCTGCACACGCGCTGGCTCTACAAGCACGTGCACGCGGTGCACCACCGCATCACCACGCCCTTCGCGCTCACGGGCAACTACATGCACTCGGTGGAGTTCGTGTTGACCTCCACGCTCGTGCTCATCGGCCCGTCGCTGGTGGGCGCGCACGTGGTGACGCTGTGGCTGTGGATCGTCTTCCGGCAGTTCGAGGCGGCCGACGGTCACTCGGGCTACGACGTGCCGTGGAACCCGGGCCTGCTGGTGCCCTTCTACAAGGGGCCCGCCTACCACGACTTCCACCACCGGCGCTTCTTCGGCAACTACGCGGGCTTCTTCGCCTACCTGGACAAGCTCTTCGGCGGCACCTACTCCAAGGGGTACGAGGAGTACCGCCGGGCCCACGCGCACCCGCCGCCCGCCGAGCCCGAGGCGTCCGCGACGGCCCCCTCCACCGCGGCCGTCCAGCCCGAGCCCTGA
- a CDS encoding phospholipase D-like domain-containing protein, with protein sequence MTTRWLLPLLTLLLTGCPLPNHRLALRIRDDIPETREGMSLAWYQTVGVPLEPGNAVELVHNGHVFDKLEEQIRAARSSIHIVVYIWRPGDPSDRLIQALRERAPGVTCRVLVDPLGSLRFADNVGPHLVAAGCEVRIFRPLEGTMSQLNLERFQARLHRKLAVFDGVRGMTGGWGIWKSWVGGGRKPEEWRDANIYVRGPAVRGMQLAFAQNWQEAGGEMLPPEAFPDVIDAPGEARAGFVTHTGAPVLTNAERMSLLAIASAKKRLWIANSYFIPTRAIQDMLVAKAKAGVDVRVLTPGRHHDIPPVHTGQRATYDRLLENGVRIWEYQVSMMHSKTMLVDDRLSMVGSTNLDALAIGADEGSLVVDDPDMAAQLAHAFEEDLAHSTEVRWDSWRRRGLIKRLSERVTMLFGSYL encoded by the coding sequence GTGACGACGCGCTGGCTCCTTCCCTTGCTCACCCTGCTGCTCACGGGGTGCCCCCTGCCGAACCATCGGCTCGCGCTGCGCATCCGCGACGACATCCCCGAGACGCGCGAGGGCATGTCGCTCGCCTGGTACCAGACGGTGGGCGTGCCGCTCGAGCCGGGCAACGCGGTGGAGCTCGTGCACAACGGCCATGTCTTCGACAAGCTGGAGGAGCAGATCCGCGCCGCGCGCTCCAGCATCCACATCGTCGTCTATATCTGGCGCCCGGGAGACCCCTCGGACCGGCTCATCCAGGCCTTGCGCGAGCGCGCCCCGGGCGTCACCTGCCGCGTGCTGGTGGATCCGCTCGGCAGCCTGCGCTTCGCGGACAACGTGGGGCCGCACCTGGTGGCGGCCGGGTGCGAGGTGCGCATCTTCCGGCCCCTGGAGGGCACCATGTCCCAGCTCAACCTGGAGCGCTTCCAGGCGCGGCTGCACCGCAAGCTCGCCGTGTTCGACGGGGTGCGCGGCATGACGGGCGGCTGGGGCATCTGGAAGAGCTGGGTGGGCGGCGGGCGCAAGCCCGAGGAGTGGCGCGACGCCAACATCTACGTGCGCGGGCCCGCGGTGCGCGGCATGCAACTGGCCTTCGCGCAGAACTGGCAGGAGGCGGGGGGCGAGATGCTGCCGCCCGAGGCCTTCCCGGACGTCATCGACGCGCCGGGCGAGGCGCGCGCGGGCTTCGTCACCCACACGGGCGCGCCCGTGCTCACCAACGCCGAGCGCATGTCGCTCTTGGCCATCGCCTCGGCCAAGAAGCGGCTGTGGATCGCCAACTCGTACTTCATCCCCACGCGCGCCATCCAGGACATGCTCGTCGCCAAGGCGAAGGCGGGCGTGGACGTGCGCGTGCTCACGCCGGGGCGCCACCACGACATCCCCCCGGTGCACACCGGGCAGCGCGCCACCTACGACCGGCTGCTGGAGAACGGCGTGCGCATCTGGGAGTACCAGGTGTCCATGATGCACTCCAAGACGATGCTCGTGGATGACCGCCTGTCCATGGTGGGCTCGACGAACCTGGACGCGCTCGCCATCGGCGCCGACGAGGGCTCGCTCGTGGTGGACGACCCCGACATGGCCGCGCAGCTCGCGCACGCCTTCGAGGAAGACCTGGCGCACTCCACCGAGGTGCGCTGGGACTCGTGGCGCCGCCGCGGGCTCATCAAGCGCCTGAGCGAGCGCGTGACGATGCTCTTTGGCAGCTACCTCTAA
- a CDS encoding FKBP-type peptidyl-prolyl cis-trans isomerase — protein sequence MSRFAPLSSLCLLLALVSACGGADSGDPTKVTYADALGVDLDAMRRSDSGLYTLDQTVGTGVEAVDGRSLEVHYSGWLPDGTLFDSSRSRGRTYTFILGRGSVIKGWDEGLVGMRVGGKRRLILPSDLGYGSSGQGSIPPDAVLVFDVELVSAR from the coding sequence ATGAGCCGTTTCGCGCCGCTGTCCTCCCTGTGTCTGCTGCTCGCCCTGGTGTCCGCCTGTGGCGGGGCGGACTCGGGAGACCCCACGAAGGTCACCTACGCCGACGCCCTGGGGGTGGACCTGGACGCCATGCGCCGCAGCGACTCGGGGCTCTACACGCTGGACCAGACGGTGGGCACCGGCGTCGAGGCCGTCGACGGCCGCTCCCTCGAGGTCCACTACTCGGGCTGGCTGCCCGACGGCACCCTCTTCGACAGCAGCCGCTCCCGGGGCCGCACCTACACCTTCATCCTGGGCCGCGGCAGCGTCATCAAGGGGTGGGACGAGGGCCTCGTGGGCATGCGCGTGGGCGGCAAGCGCCGGCTCATCCTCCCCTCGGACCTGGGCTACGGCTCCTCCGGCCAGGGCTCCATCCCCCCGGACGCCGTCCTCGTCTTCGACGTGGAACTCGTCTCCGCGCGATAG